In Penaeus vannamei isolate JL-2024 chromosome 24, ASM4276789v1, whole genome shotgun sequence, the genomic stretch cacaaacacacaaacacacaaacacactcacacaagtgcGATAAAGGTGTCAATCACCTTATTTCGTTAATATTGTGCGAGATCCCCTTCACCCGATCGTCATTTGTTTTTTCCCTTACATAATGGATCTCAAAACCTTTCGACTTTAGCTTATACTTTCAGCCCAacgtttttttcgtttattttttaccATATGTCCCACAGTCTGCTCCCTTCATAGCAAAGGTCAGGGCGAGAGATAGTATAAAATGACCTTTAAAACTGCGTCCAATAAGCGTCGGACGTTGGAGTGACCGGCAGCTGGACGCACGCCACTGATTCACTTTCATCATTTGTGAAAAATCGAGAACTAATGcattagtttttttccttttttttctttcgtgttcgcCTTTAATGGGAAGGTCGATTCCATCCATTCATTGGTGTTGAGACAAAACTGGAGAGagattttaatgtttgtttgcttgtgtttgtgtgtatgtgtgtgcgcgagtttgcgtgcgtgcttgcgtgcatgcgtgcttgaGTGCGTGCATGCGGGGGTGCGTTGGTGTGAAATAaaggaaggtaaaaaagaaagaaaggaaggtaaaaaagaaagaaaggacggtaaaaaagaaagaaaggaagggaggaaggaaggaaggtcgcGTAGGGCGTGTGAGGGCTAGGAAATGAGTCACTTTCCCTCACGTAGAAGAGATCATGGCCCGCGGTCACAGCGTGGGATTTTGCTACCGTTTATTCGTTTTGCTCTGTCTGTTCTgagcttcttttgttttgtgtttttgttcattatgtttgcttttcatttgtgcgttctgtttgttcgtttgttttgttctgtttttctttactttaggTTGCCGAGAGAATGGGAATTCTATAACTTTTTCTCGTGCAGTGTCAGCCAGAGCAGAACTACCCATACCAATCTTCCATACCATACCTTCTGTCCCTTAAATGGGctgaataccacgtaacaacgTCCTCGCCCAGGTCCTGACTTGCCCTATTATCCCTAAGTATCataaactaccccccccccccgtccgcccCCCgagcttctccccctccctttctgtatcgccccacctcctaccccctcaccgGCTGTCCTTGGCCACGCCCATGTATCAATAAGGGCGTCAGAATCTCCTTTAGCGCCTTCTGCCGTGTGCCATGTGAATTCCTGGCAAAGAATTCCTCTTTAGAAATATATTATCCGTAGCTTCCTGTTCACATCCACAAGGAATGTTTTTAAAAAAAGTAATTGTGAAAACCGTGTCTGGACAACCCggaaacttttttgttttttctttttcacgaGTTCTTATATGAGGTCATAGGGGTGATGGTCAGGACACGGCGGAGGTAAGCAAGGGTGGTGTACAGAAATAGATTAGAAGGATATTTACAAACACTTCCTTGTGGTCGTGTACTGCATTGAAATGGAAGAGGGTAAAGAAAAGGTTTTGTCGATGGATAGTCAGAAAtcgggggaaaagagaggaagggaggtaaaacAGAGCCACGAGCAGACTGAACTTGATTGTAATGTAGGGTGTTGTTCAGTAGATGATGGCAAATGTTCTCCCCCGCAGGTCCTGCTGGTGGTGGCCGCCGTCGCTGTGAGCGGCCAGAACCAACGAGAAGAGGCGCGAGCAAGACTCCGCGCCCTGGCTCAACGCGCGCGGGCTGGCGACAGGGATGCCCAAGATAGACTTCAGTCTCTTCGCCGCAAGCGACCTTTGAGACGAAACCAGGCTGTTCAATCGAAATCCGCCCCCCGCAGGCCAGCCTTCCAGGGCGCCTCCTTGGCTCCCGTAGAAGAGGTAACACAAGCACCAGCGCCCGCACCGGCTCCTCAGCGCGTCAGGGTCCCAGTTCGCCGCACGCGAGTCCGCATCCCTCGCCCAACGACgaccccgccgcccccgccgcccccaaGCACCTTCCCGCCTTTCTCCCCCGTCCCGCTGTTCACCGAGACCACTGAGGATTCCTTCTTCGAAACGGACCCCGTCACCGAGGCCCCTGTCTTCGAGACCTTCCCCACGGAGCCTGTGACGGAGGCGCCCATCTTCCAGAATGTCATCGAGCCGAGCCCAGTGCCTTTCAGGCCCCGCGTCAGGCAAAGGCAGCAGCAGTTCCAGAGCACAGACCTGGACTTCGAGCCGCACCGCGCTCTGAACACAGGCCTCGAAATCGACACCCGCTCCGAGAACATCATCCAGCACTCGCGCGTCGACGGCACCACCAAGCCCACTGTGGAGACCATCCGCCGCTACTCTTACTTTGATGACCAAGGAAACTACATCTTCGGCTACGAGGCCGCCGACGGCTCATTCAAGGAAGAGAAGCGACGACTTGACTGCATCGTCGAGGGCAAGTATGGCTACGTTGACCCCGACGGCGTTCGTCGCGAGTTCACTTACACCTCCGGGAACCAGTGTGACCCCAACGCTACCCCGAGCCCTGACGGCGAGGAGGTCGTCCTCCCACTGAACGACCAGTTCCTCACACAGACGCAGGAACGCAGACTGTCTGATACAGAGCTTACCGAATTGAACTTCAACCGTCGCCGTCGCCCTGTCGTCCAGGAACAGCAGCAGGTCCAGGTCCCTGTCCGCACTCCCTCCAGCCGTCGCTTGCGTCCAGTCGCTCGACCACAGGTCATCAGGACCCAGCAAGTAGCTGTAGAAGAGCCTGTCACACAGGCTCCGGCTCCTCAGTtcaccactcctccttccttcaaccGATTCACCACCCCGGCCTCCTTCCGCAGACCTCCGACCACCGTGCAGGAGACCAGACCTACCACACCTGAGTTCGTCGAGACCCCCGCGCCCACCACGGTCTTCAGACCAGTCACCTCCGCTCCCCGTCAGCCCGTCGTGACCTCTGCAGCATTCAGGCCAACACCCAAGCCCGTCAGCTTCGACTTCGATCGCGAATTCAGTAACCTCTTCAGCAACTTCCCTGGTCCTCGCCAGACCACTCGCACGCAGCTCTTCACTCAGCCCAAGCCCACGACGCCTTTCATCCCCAGGACGACACCAGCACCCACAAccagacctcctcctcctcctcccccaccaaccacGAGGGCCCCCGCCACCTTCCCTCCCGTGAGGACCTCCCCCGCCACCAGCCGCCCTTCCCTGGACGACGGGTCCCGGACTCTGGGCGGAAGCGACCTCGCTCCCCAGCTCGTGTTCGACGCAGCCACCGGCACCTTCAAGACCGTGCGCGTGAACACCAAAGTCCGCCCGACACCGCCCCGGCCAGCGGTGCAGACTTCCTTCGCACCCGCCCCCACGTTCGCTCCCGCGTTCGCCCCCGTCACCTCTGCTCCTGCGGCGGGCCGCCCTCTGCCCGGCCTAAACACAGGCGGCAGCCCTCTTCCCTCCGTGCCAACTGGTCCCCTCTTCATCAACAACCCCGGCCGCTCTCCTGCTGCCTCTGAGTTTGACAAATTCTTCAGCCAGTTCAACATCAAGTTCTAAATAAAAGACCGACCAAGACTAGCAAAGATGGCTTTGCCTCTTCAAGATACAAATAATAGTATTAAGGcgttgtttacatttcatttgaaAATGCTCAACCTGTTTCCTCCAGCTCTTCCCGGGCCTCGTATCGTCTTGCCAGCCTCTGGAGACGTCGGCTGAACggctctcactttccttccctcacctagCGGCTGCATCTAGTCTAAGTCGCCGGCATCTTTAACTAATCCTCTTTAGTTCATGTTGGTCTCGCGGCCGGGTTGGCACGATTTTGTTCATTGGCGCTGACAGTTGTCCACGCCGAGAAAATTCAGTGTACACGTTGTTGTAGATATGAGCACTTGCAGGTcgactaagtaaaaaaaaaaacgatatgctAATGAGGTGAATGCAATAGTGTCGCCCAGGTTGCAACCCAAGGCCAAGTTACGCCCGTGCCAGTCACTAGAACATTCTCCCTACGCTAGTGCCAAACTAGTGCACCTTCCCCTTCGAGCTTTTAGTTGTTCTCGTTCATTTTAGCTTTTGCTTCTTAAATGTCGTGCAATGTTGAAAGCTTGCATCGCGTCCGTTGCAATCATACTTTTGCTGTAAATAATTTGCTTTATACAGAATGCTCTTACCGTTTCTACTACCTCATCACATAAACAGATCACTCTGCACTCCTTAACCGCATGTGTCTTGCCAGTGACCTCGTTACAACGACCaagccttcttctcctctctacgaTCCTGCGAAaattaaatgcataaataaagccAGAGGATGCGTGGTTTGACGGAAAGTGCGAGGAATCATAGCACGCCCGCCTTTCACGAGTGTGGTCGGAGACACGCCTCCGCCCCCGGCTTCTGTACAAGGAGAGGAGTCGGTCTCCGCCCCTTGCTTTGCCTCCGCCTTCCTCGTCCACTAAATCCACTTTTTAAAATATCAAAACATCTccgtgataaagaaaaaagatcatCTCCTGTACCTAAACTTTTCGTGAAAGAAAAGtataagggaggagaaaggtttttttttttttttctttctttctttttttttggggggggggtagattagTTAAGCTTTTTTAAACCTCTGCTCCAAATACggcgagacggagggaggggcttAGCCGTTCTCAAGGTCGTGTGGCAGTTatctttagtttttgttttagtttcgcTAAAGAAGTGGCGACTTCGAACCGTAGTTAGTTTTTTCTTTGCTCGATAGTGTGGCACTAGCGTCACTAAGGGAAAGGGATTGAAAGATGATGCACTGTTGCAGGA encodes the following:
- the LOC113803332 gene encoding proteoglycan 4-like; this encodes MRLSILVLLVVAAVAVSGQNQREEARARLRALAQRARAGDRDAQDRLQSLRRKRPLRRNQAVQSKSAPRRPAFQGASLAPVEEVTQAPAPAPAPQRVRVPVRRTRVRIPRPTTTPPPPPPPSTFPPFSPVPLFTETTEDSFFETDPVTEAPVFETFPTEPVTEAPIFQNVIEPSPVPFRPRVRQRQQQFQSTDLDFEPHRALNTGLEIDTRSENIIQHSRVDGTTKPTVETIRRYSYFDDQGNYIFGYEAADGSFKEEKRRLDCIVEGKYGYVDPDGVRREFTYTSGNQCDPNATPSPDGEEVVLPLNDQFLTQTQERRLSDTELTELNFNRRRRPVVQEQQQVQVPVRTPSSRRLRPVARPQVIRTQQVAVEEPVTQAPAPQFTTPPSFNRFTTPASFRRPPTTVQETRPTTPEFVETPAPTTVFRPVTSAPRQPVVTSAAFRPTPKPVSFDFDREFSNLFSNFPGPRQTTRTQLFTQPKPTTPFIPRTTPAPTTRPPPPPPPPTTRAPATFPPVRTSPATSRPSLDDGSRTLGGSDLAPQLVFDAATGTFKTVRVNTKVRPTPPRPAVQTSFAPAPTFAPAFAPVTSAPAAGRPLPGLNTGGSPLPSVPTGPLFINNPGRSPAASEFDKFFSQFNIKF